The following nucleotide sequence is from Camelus bactrianus isolate YW-2024 breed Bactrian camel chromosome 19, ASM4877302v1, whole genome shotgun sequence.
TTACCCGTGAGTCCTCTCCCCCAGACCCAGCTAAAGCGCCAGCCTCAGCTCCAGGAAACTGCCCTGATTGTTCCCTTCTCTGCACCTCCTGAGCGGCTCACACACACCTCCCCAGGGCTCTTACCTTCTCTTGTCTTGGAGATGGTGACATTCACATCTGTCCCCTGCACTGGCCCTTGAATCCCTCTGGGTAAGGACTGAGCCTTAGTCCTGTCTAGGGGCACAGTGGTTGGCACACAGGATGGGCATGGTACACATCTCTGAAATCATAAGGAGTCGGAAGTGTTTTTATCAGCGTCCCTCACGTGCTAAGCCTTGTGCCAGGCATTTGTGCAAAGGGCATTTCCTGCGGTTCTGTGTATCCCGTCTACACTCTAAGCTGGCACGGGGGATCCTAGCATGAACACTCTCGGCCCCAGCCCTCAAAGAATTCATGTCCAGTGGAGGAAGAGGTCGTAATGATGCCCATATCTTGAGGGCTTCAGCCAAAGAGTGTTTCTTAAATATCTACTGTATGCCAAGCATTGTGCTAGCTGCTGTGTACACGTTATTTCATGTCACTGAAGATGCAAACTACTGTTTTCATCATTGCTACTGTTAGGGAGACTCAGAGAAGTCATTAACccgaagtcacacagccagcaagttaAGCTCTGACCTGACAGGGATGACTATAAAACAGCAGATGGACAAGGAACGTTTGTTGCATGAAATCCCAGTGTATGTACAATAGTGGTAATATTGTATATATCTAAAAATAGATATGATTATTAATACATAATAATTATACTAACAAGAACAACAGAGCAGCTAGGATCTATTGAAGGTTGCCTTCATATTGTATTCATTACAAATATCATTTCACTTTGTCTGTACCACACCCTGTGAGATAAGTACCATCATaacccattttgcaggtgaggaaaagCAAGAAGTGAGGTCACTTAGCCAAGGTCAATAGCCAATAAAGGAGCTGAAACCAGGCGAGTCTCCCCTCAAAGCCAGGATGCAGGAGGCTGCACTTTCTTCCTGCAGGTGCCCAGGATAGGATGGCCGCGGGGCGGGGTGCAAATCTGGGGGCTGGAGCCTCTTGGCAGCACTCAGATTCCATAAGGGCACTGCACCCTGTGGGATCTGGACCAGAGAGGACCCTGTGGAGGATGTGGCCGGCACAGCCTTgcccagggagaagctgggggtCACTGATGGGGGTCTGGTTTCTCCCTTGCAGTTGGAGAGGATGACGGCAGCTGTGAGGTGAACGGCCGGGTATACCGGGATGGGGAGACCTTCCAGCCCCACTGCAGGGTTCGCTGCCACTGCCAGGACGGCGGCTTCACCTGTGTGCCGCTGTGCAGCGAGGATGTGCGGCTGCCCAGCTGggactgcccccaccccaggagggTTGAGGTCCCAGGCAAGTGCTGCCCGGAGTGGGTGTGCGACCAGGGAGCGGGGCTGggggcccagcccctcccagcccaagGTGAGTGCCCGGCTGGTCCAGGGCCGCTcagagtgggaggtgggaagaTGGGCAGGGCTTCTTAGGTGCCAGGACATCTGGACACATCAAAGCCAAGGTTTTACTGACTAAAGCTCGGAGGGGGCGGTGGCTGAGGAGACAGGTAAGCAAATAGAGAGTCACAAGACCTCTTTAAAACTGACAAAACAGGAAGCGGCGGTACAcgtatataattttaaatcataaacaatcaaaaataaaaattggtgGTAGagtgggaggggaaaggagggttaGGATGCTTGAACCAAATTCTCACATTTCATAGCAGGGGTATAATATAGGCATGTATTATTATAATATACACTATTATTATACTAATAATATGCATATAATATAttgatatttatattattatatactcttgtattatataatattaatataatagtatatttatataatacaatttaactattatataatattattaatatgtcATTATTGGAGTTTATCAAAAGAGGAACTCAAAATCGAACCAGGCAGAAGTAGCTGCCTCTGAGAGGTCGGCCTAGGGCTGGGCTGGAAGGACAGTGACCTCATGGTATAAACCCTTCAGTTTTagagattatcttttttttaacttttaaaaagaaattggagggggaggtgattagatttatttatgtatttatttatttattttaatggaggtactggggattgaacccaggacttcgtgcacgTTAAGCAGGCGCTTTACCACTGAGTGATatgtaccctcccccctagaaATTATGTTATTGTCACATCAtcaaaattgctattattatatGAATATGAATTTTTGAAGGCAACCAAAAAGAGGGCATTTGTTCCCTGGAAGATGGGGCCACCAGAGGGGCCATAGAGCAAAGTAGGTTAAGCATGGAGTCTGCCCGGTTCTAAGCCCAGCTCCtctacttcctagctgtgtgactctgaaagagttgcttaacttctctgtgtctcgGTTCCTCCAGCTGTAAAAGGAGAATGAGAGCATCGACCTCGGGGAGCTGTGGTGAGGACTgatgagtaaataaatacaagCCAGGCCGTCatgacagtgcttggcacacagcgCTTATTATTCCTACCCTGGCATGCGGTACATCTGTTTAAATACATAGGCGAATGCCAGGGTGTTTGCCTTATGTATACAAAGCAGGATAGAACATCGTATATGCAATCTGATCTCCAGTGTGTACGCATATGGGCGTCTACAGCTacatgaacacatacacacatacatactgcACACGTGTGTGTAACACAGGGTTTCTCCACCTGGGCACTAGTGACCTTTGGGTCAGGTCACTCTTCGTTGTGAGGGCTGCCTTGGGCAGTGTAGGACCCCTGCTAGATTCTAGTTGCCCCCACCCCCTGTTGTGACCACTAAAAATGTCTCCGGATGTTGCCAAGTATCCTCCAGGGGGTAAAATTGTCCCGTTAAGAACCACTGGTTACAAAGGACCAGAAGGAAGGACACTAAAATATTAACAGAACAGAATAAgactggaggaggaggaaaagctAGACCACGGTGGATCTGCTACCTTGCCCCAGACACAGCCTTGCAACCACCAGCATCCTTGCCGCCAGGTCAcggcaccaccacacacacaggcCCCAACCTCCATCCTGTAAGATGCTGCTTATCACAGGAGTTGTGGAGGATACAGAAATGAGACACCCCCGTTTACTGAGGGACCATCATGGTCCCACCATCATAGCTGCCTAATAACCAATATCTATGAAGTGCTTACAAGTACCAGACACTGTGTTAAGCACCTCACCTCCATTGTTTTATTCAATCCTAACAATCAACTATTAGGAAatttacaaaggaagaaactgaggtccagagagggtaaGCAACATGACCAAGATTGTACCGCAAACCAGAGGGTGGATTTAGCTCCCTAACTCTGCCATGCTGACCCCTTTCTCTCCTCTAGGACCTCAGTTTTCTGGCCTTGTCGCTCCCCCGCCCCCTGGCATCTCCTGCCCAGAATGGAGCACAGCCTGGGGCCCCTGCTCAACCACCTGTGGGCTGGGTGTGGCCACCCGAGTGTCCAACCAGAACCACTTCTGCCGCCTGGAGACCCAGCGCCGTCTGTGCCTACTCAGGCCCTGCCCACCCACCAGGGTCCGCAGCCCTCGGAACAGTGCCTTTTAGAGCCAGGCTGAGAACAGAGACTCGGTGTCCACCTCCCCCAGCTGGCAATCTTGGCTGCAGACAACAGTCCAGCTTGGGTCCACCCTCCGGGTCCTGGAGGAAAAGAGTGTTTCAAGCCAGCAAGTCCATCTGAACTCTGAGATCCAGAGGAATGCATGCCCTAGTCCCCCTTCCTCTAACTCACAGCCTGGGAAGATGGCCAGGTTTCTCCTGGTCCATTCCCAGCCCATGCACAGCCTTTATCAAAGATGTGCACGGGCTAGCTTTACAGGACATGGGGCAACCATCTCGCCCTTAATCATTAGACTGAGGCAGGTGCCAGGCTGGATGGGCTCTTTTTCTAGGGGCATGGTGAAGAGGGGCACAGATATTCTGAATCTCCTGGTTCCTTTCCTGGAGGGATGCAAAAACGTCCCTGCATACCTGCCTATGCATGAACTTACATGTCAGGCTTATGCTGTCTGAGAAAGCCCTCCCTCCTTACTCTGGGCAGAATTCAGGGGCTGAATGCTTTGTAAAAAAATCACAAGGTGAAATCACACTGTCTTGAAGAAACTCAGAAAAGAGGCCTTAAAGTGACTCATTAAACCCAACCTGTATTAGTAACAATTAACCTTTCTTGAGCCCCtgcaatgtgccaggcaccaagCTAGACACTTTATATAGGTCGGTGCTTCGGAACATTTTTGACTAGGGAAAAGCAggggagaatgaaaaatacctcCCAAAGACTGGAAAACATGGCCTGAAATAAACCAACCCATGTGTGAAATTCCGTTTGAAGTCTCAtgttttattgcttaaaaaaaaaaccttacataCAAAAGTTATATCCTCTTCTGTGATCTACCtgagtttgtttaaaaataaaaactgtgtcTTCATCAGGATCTAACCAGGATATCAGAAAACACTCTTGGTATTTAAACAGGGATTTCTTCTTACTGGACTAATTTTTATTAAGGGACGATGCAGACACAGTTAAACGCACAGGTCTTAAGCGTATGGCTTCGCGAGTCTTTTCAAAAATCCACACCTTGGTAACCAACACCTCACTCAAGgtataaaacatttccatcatctcagAAAGTTCCTCTGGCCCCTTCTCCATCATCCCCTCTACCCCCAAAGGCAACCActattctgatttctatcaccataGATAAGTCATGTAGAGTCATACAGTAGCTGTTCTTTAATGAGCGGCGTCTTTCCCTCAATACCAGTCCTCAGGGTGGAGGGGCGGAGGGAGGGCAGAGCCCAGAAGCTGGGACCAGAAGGTGGAAGGTGGACTCACACAGGGCTGTCTGCCAGGAGCAGGAGCCACCGTGGAGATGCAGCCTTGCAGAGCTAACAAAAAGCAGATGGAGATGGGGAGACAGTTTTCTTCTACCCCCGAGTTCCCAGTAGTGCCCCCCATTGGTCCAGCCTACTGGGAAGGTGAGGGAGCCTGGGAATGCAGTGCCTTGAAATACAAAGCAGAGCTGGGGAAGGGCGATTCCAGGTGGTAAACAACCTGCTCCCCAGTACGGCTGCCTCCAGCACTTCACTCGGgtaccacctcctccaggaacccCAGTTTGAGAATCTGAGGCAGCATTTGAAccatttgatcttcacaaaatATAATTAACTCTGGttccagataaggaaacaacTTGGAGACATGCTCTGTCCAAAAGCTGGTTTATAGTTGCGGTAGGATTTTAGTCCAAGCTGTTTATCAGACTCTCAAGGCTGGTGTTCTCTCACAGGCTTGAGAGTTTTATGGATCTGATCACACATTGCCCAGAACAATTCTGATAACATCCTGAGACCAGGATGAGAACAAGGGACCTTCATGGAACTATTCTACATGCGTGGCACTCTCTGCCAAGAGCTCTACCCACATGATCACCCTTGGAACATCCCTAAAGGACAGTGCTACCCacattcccattttagagatgggtaaactgagactcaaagtGATTAATAAGTTGCTCAAGGATTGTGCTGCTGGCCTCTGGGCCAGGTTCGCTGCAAGGCCTGTGATCTCACTATTGAGAAACTGTGGGTTCAGCCAGCCTGCTTGGTCCCAGCTGCTGGTTTCCTGCTGTGATCTCAGGGAGGGTACTtcacttctttgtgcctcagtttccttttctctaaaatggggatagtgGCAGGACTCAACATAAGGCTGTTGAGAGTATTATGTgatttaaatcaaaatttttgttattattatcttGACCTCTTAGTGCTTTaactttttcatctgtaaaatgggcataaatgGTAGTGCCCACCCTATAGGACTGTTGTGCTGAGGGAGGACCCACCACATAGTGGTATTGTATCAGGTGAGTGATTCCTCTATGTTCACTTGAAAGTAAGCTATTACCATCATCCTGTCCCAGCAATTCTTTGCCAGTCAGACACTGATGTGAAGGCAAAAAGGCTGGGAATCTTCTTGTTTGTGGAGAAGAGGGGATGGTGTTGGGAGCAAAGGTCACCAGGTAAAAATTGGTCTCCTCCCACGGAAGCCCAGAGCCAGAGGTGCCCAGCCCAGCCACGCCCATTATATAGGTAAGTTGCATCCGTGATAGTCAAGTAACAATAGTGCATTTTTTCTTGCCATTGTAGAATATAACATTGTGTGAATacagcacattttatttatccattctactctTGGTGAGCATTTGGGACATTTCCAGTTTGAGGCTATGATGAATAAGGCATTGTAAACATTCTAGTACATGTCTTCTGCTGGATATTAGTAAACATTTTTGTTGGAATAtgcacccaggagtggaatttctgagtcGAGGCCTGTGCCCTTTCTCCTAGGTCAGATTGTCTCTGAGTATGATGGCGGTCTCTACAcacaacaggtgctcagtaaagacttattgcataaataataaaaataagagctaacatttatCGAGTGCTAACCACATACCAGACTCTTCCAAACCTCTTCTACACATGATTCACTTGACCCTCATGATAACCTCTGAAGTAAGTAtaatcatgcccatttcacagatggagaaactgaggtacagagcaATTAAGGAAAAAGCCCAAGTTTACACAGTTCAAATTTGGCAAAACCAATTCAGACCCAGAGAGACCCACTCCAGAGCCCCTGCTCTTGGCCACTAGGCTACATTAGGAATGCAGTCACTGCAGGGTTCAGGGGTAAGGCCTGGATGAGTAGCAGTgggaatagaaaagaaagaacagaagcaGACTGGAGAATCAGCGGGACCTGACCATGCCTGTGAGATCTTGTTGGAAGGATGAATGTGAGGAGAGGGGAAATAAGATGACAAACACATCCCTGGGCTTTCTGCTGGAGGACAGGGAGACTGGGGGGCCATCGCCAGAAACCGGAAAGAGCAGAGGTGAACCCCTATTGGTGGCAGATAGGAGGTGGTGTCCTAGATGTTTTGAATTTAAGGAGGCAGTAGTCATCCAGGACAGTGTGGCTAGAGGCAGCTGGAGATGAAAGATAGGACAGGTCTGGGCATAGAGAAAAAGAGTTCAGGTCGAGAATTTGGGTCACCCGTGCAGAGGAGCAGCTTAGATAATCGGATTGACCAAGCTGGTTTAGTTACGGAAACAGCAAACAGGTACATGCGCGTGTTGGTGTGTATCACCTCTTATTACCCTCTCCAGCTCCACTGCTTCCCCCTCGCTGGGGCCACCATCATCTCTGCCCAGAACAATGCAGTAGCCTCCTCCTGCTTGCCTGGCTTTCACCCTTGTTCCTTACAGGGTGTAAGGAGCCAGAGGGATCCTGTTAAAACCAAGCTGGTCCATGCCACTCCTTTTCATTCTGAGAAAAGCTAACAGCCTTTGCGGGACCTACAAGTCCCCCTGTTCTTGCCCCGTCACCTCTCTGCCCTTACCCTCAGTTATTCTCTCCCATGTGCATGCTGCTCCGACCTCATCAGCTTCCTTGCTGTTCCTCCAACACACCAGACGTACTCCcaacctcaggacctttgcacaggctgttcccgCCACCTGACATTATCTTCCCCCAGATCCCCACGTGGCTAATCCCCTTGCTCTCTTTCAAGTTTGACTCACAAGTCACCATTTCACTGAAAACCCACCCCAGCCACCTTCTTCCAACCCCCCTGGTGCAACTAGCACGAATCACCTTTCAACATACCGTGaaacttatttatatataacatttgCTATTTGTTGCCAGACTCTGCAAGCGGTGGGAATTAatttgtctgctttgttcactgatgGGCTCCCAGGACCTGGAGCAGTGCCTAGGACAGGCCA
It contains:
- the CCN5 gene encoding CCN family member 5 isoform X1 produces the protein MRGTPQTHLLAFALLCLLSKVCTQLCPTPCACPWPPPRCPLGVPLVLDGCNCCRVCARRLGEHCDHLHVCDPSQGLVCQPGAGPGGRGAVCLFGEDDGSCEVNGRVYRDGETFQPHCRVRCHCQDGGFTCVPLCSEDVRLPSWDCPHPRRVEVPGKCCPEWVCDQGAGLGAQPLPAQGPQFSGLVAPPPPGISCPEWSTAWGPCSTTCGLGVATRVSNQNHFCRLETQRRLCLLRPCPPTRVRSPRNSAF
- the CCN5 gene encoding CCN family member 5 isoform X2, translated to MRGTPQTHLLAFALLCLLSKVCTQLCPTPCACPWPPPRCPLGVPLVLDGCNCCRVCARRLGEHCDHLHVCDPSQGLVCQPGAGPGGRGAVCLFGEDDGSCEVNGRVYRDGETFQPHCRVRCHCQDGGFTCVPLCSEDVRLPSWDCPHPRRVEVPGPQFSGLVAPPPPGISCPEWSTAWGPCSTTCGLGVATRVSNQNHFCRLETQRRLCLLRPCPPTRVRSPRNSAF